In Nicotiana tabacum cultivar K326 chromosome 2, ASM71507v2, whole genome shotgun sequence, the following proteins share a genomic window:
- the LOC107807761 gene encoding uncharacterized protein LOC107807761: MVSSSSSSSAPSLQVKIPATGEGKLTINVKSPTSEMYAEVKQADKVKDLEKVIKKAWGDDYLALYYKSIKMKSDQPLSFYNLRDGSIVRVSLLAEPPQESKSSRETKIRAKLQLEKRRSSSSSNGGNGCGNVVFHMAKMLSQFCSSIFPTH, from the exons atggtttcttcttcttcttcctcttcagctCCATCTTTGCAGGTGAAAATTCCGGCGACCGGAGAAGGAAAACTGACGATAAACGTGAAGTCGCCGACGTCGGAGATGTATGCAGAGGTGAAACAAGCAGATAAAGTAAAAGATTTGGAAAAAGTGATTAAAAAAGCATGGGGAGATGATTATTTGGCTCTTTATTACAAATCAATTAAAATGAAAAGTGATCAGCCTTTATCTTTTTATAATTTAAGAGATGGTTCTATTGTTAGAGTTTCTCTTCTTGCTGAACCTCCTCAAGAATCT AAATCTTCACGTGAAACCAAAATACGTGCCAAATTGCAATTAGAAAAGAGGAGGAGCAGCAGCAGCTCTAATGGTGGAAATGGATGTGGCAACGTTGTGTTTCATATGGCTAAGATGTTATCTCAATTCTGCTCTTCCATTTTCCCCACCCATTAA